A window of the Cutaneotrichosporon cavernicola HIS019 DNA, chromosome: 6 genome harbors these coding sequences:
- a CDS encoding uncharacterized protein (ABC-2 type transporter), translating into MDAEHPAAGGSGSERPPTPSIAAIATPARDSGSSTRTSVNEKEDEIARTPHSQRASYSSNPPEPPEVSALLNLPPPLPFDLDVRGLTIGVPRQSRIVKLLQGDLTALKRKEGPRKTTILEDVSCACASGQVLAILGGSGSGKTTLLNAVAYRLNDLPIKVGGVAYVPSEGGMALGKHEAKRRIGFVRQQDFLVECLTVRETLTYAARLRLPTSLTRENIAIIVEQTLDELGLRDAADTVVGGPLRKGISGGERRRLSIGCVLVTLPSVLILDEPTSGLDAFTSYLLLQTLSALARRGRTVIISIHAPRSDAYPLFDRITLLSKGRVVYSGLRSQCLDWFSGLGHDVEPGINPLDFLIDVSSVDSRTPESEEASQARVQALTNAWAAHIATKPDTLAVRPLLRSSTSRHSAEGAELHRVVTQSEAKRPGFLLQTRVLTARAHRNVYRNLPILVGLLLQGTVLGVFMGVTYANIPDTPTGVQSLKNLSFQMIPGVFYLQQVFWVYKFCNDLIIFDREREDNLYDVVPYVLSDWVSFLLPAILSPAVYVIILWFIAGMRHDHVAQGLFTIIGSTLLVQCAIQGLALFVSSVTRSFAQASLIGNAINIFQLLSAGFVLVDPPDYAEWIRWLSPYFYSFRIVATVVFKDRVFDCPPISNANLAQCDGNNVLRGFNFDLGINIGVWFAGLAAFALFEYIVACLVLRYLPVGGVRHASEIDSHFRGKTADVGDSHMTRDRIDVGVHHMSLAWERRGRGVAKNAHRRILDDVSASFPAGEVSAILGPSGAGKSTLLQLIAGRHLGAGAMAGFTRTGDILFAGAPATAVAMSNVAFVEQEDDWHLPNLTVRETLRYAAILRLPNEMTRLKKIARAETVLRMLGLKDCADLPVGGPLIKGISGGEKRRLSLAVQMINDPAVLVVDEPTSGLDSSIALSVMQVLKDIAATGRTVIATIHQPRSDIWRLADNVMLLAKGGVVAYSGRRADAVRYFTGIGYPMPSEFFNPADHLLDLVSVDPRARTHLASAARVRSLTDAWRAISVQDPGEDTPHLKEKSWRRDHTVSEPEVGKLSSGSRTTSMRIALPVVLQRHWLNLWRQPEVFFNRWMQAPFVGALFILFFQRLTKGAQGAQDRIGLTLQSTSALAFVGLLNSMSIFPPERNLYLHEAASSARYSPATFVIMYTLVELAPEIFASLGYTAIMHVGVGMQTSASIFFQFFATIWVMQNLGESLCIIVGVWVRSEGLTVTILSTFLSLVAQTAGLVSLNVPRWLAAIAWGTPFKGAIKVQLINECVGLVFDCSAQQVSDGKCIAQTGEQIIALFGWRDLNVARFAGIMVATAVAWRILSWVSVAARVPAAMSQLTIWGRHNSNNVKKALWAAHELGLPFTSEIVGMQFGGTRTDSYLSMNPMAQIPTLQDGDLVVCESNAIVRYLFAEYGTAFPTQSSAKTRAIGDRWMDWTSTTLAPVMKGVFWPVVRQKEEERDWVAIRASMAEMERLLVVAEGWLEDHEWFSGDSFGAGDIPLGSFLFAWFEMPIERESRPRLEEWMAKLKERPAFQKAVVAPLT; encoded by the exons ATGGACGCCGAGCACCCTGCCGCAGGAGGGTCAGGTTCCGAGCGCCCACCGACGCCGTCTATTGCCGCGATAGCGACCCCGGCACG CGATAGTGGCTCGTCAACCCGCACGTCCGTCAACGAGAAGGAAGACGAAATCGCACGTACCCCGCACTCGCAACGCGCTTCATACTCCTCTAACCCACCAGAGCCGCCAGAGGTCAGCGCCCTACTCAacctcccaccacccctGCCgttcgacctcgacgtgcgCGGCCTGACCATCGGTGTGCCAAGACAGTCGCGGATAGTCAA ACTGCTACAGGGCGACCTGAccgcgctcaagcgcaaggaaGGTCCGCGCAAGACCACAATTTTGGAAGATGTGTCttgcgcctgcgcgagcgGACAAGTCCTCGCCAT TCTGGGAGGAAGCGGAAGCGGTAAGACGACCCTCCTGAATGCCGTCGCGTACCGCCTAAACGACCTCCCCATCAAGGTTGGCGGCGTTGCATACGTCCCATCCGAAGGTGGGATGGCGTTGGGAAAGCACGAGGCGAAGCGTCGTATAGGCTTTGTGCGGCAGCAGGACTTCCTCGTGGAGTGCCTCACAG TACGCGAGACGCTCACGTATGctgcgcgcctgcgccttcCGACGAGTCTGACGCGCGAGAATATCGCGATCATCGTCGAGCAGACGCTTGACGAGTTGGGTctgcgcgacgccgcggaTACAGTCGTAGGCGGTCCCTTGAGGAAGGGCATTtcgggcggcgagcgacgcCGCCTCAGTATCGGCTGTGTGCTAGTCACACTTCCCTCCGTGCTGATTCTCGACGAGCCAACTTCAGGCCTCGATGCGTTCACATCATACCTCCTCCTGCAAACATTgagcgcgctcgcgcggcgcggccgcACAGTTATCATCTCGATCCACGCGCCAAGATCCGACGCTTATCCCCTCTTCGATCGGATCACATTACTTTCCAAGGGCCGGGTCGTGTACTCTGGCCTCCGATCCCAGTGCCTTGACTGGTTCTCGGGGCTTGgacacgacgtcgagccGGGCATCAACCCCCTCGACTTCCTGATCGACGTGAGCTCAGTTGACAGCCGCACAcccgagagcgaggaggcgagcCAAGCCCGCGTGCAGGCACTCACCAACGCTTGGGCCGCACATATCGCCACCAAGCCTGATACCCTTGCTGTACGGCCGCTACTGCGCTCCTCCACGTCCCGCCACAGCGCGGAGGGCGCCGAACTGCACCGCGTCGTCACCCAGTCCGAAGCGAAACGGCCGGGATTCCTTCTCCAAACCCGCGTTCTTACCGCTCGCGCACACAGGAACGTGTACCGCAATCTCCCCATCCTAGTTGGGCTGCTGTTGCAGGGCACCGTCCTAGGTGTCTTCATGGGCGTGACGTACGCCAACATACCCGATACGCCGACCGGCGTCCAGTCCCTCAAGAATTTGTCGTTCCAGATGATACCTGGTGTGTTCTACCTCCAGCAAGTGTTTTGGGTGTACAAGTTTTGCAACGACCTGATCATTTTCGatcgcgagcgcgaggatAACCTCTATGATGTCGTGCCATACGTCCTCAGCGACTGGGTgagcttcctcctccccgccatcctctcccCCGCTGTGTACGTCATTATCCTATGGTTCATCGCTGGGATGAGACACGACCACGTCGCGCAGGGTTTGTTTACCATCATTGGGAGCACATTACTTGTGCAATGCGCGATACAGGGCCTGGCGCTGTTCGTGAGCTCGGTCACGCGCAGCTTTGCGCAGGCCTCGCTCATCGGTAACGCGATCAACATCTTCCAGCTCCTCTCGGCGGGctttgtcctcgtcgatccACCAGATTACGCCGAGTGGATCCGCTGGCTCTCGCCGTACTTCTACTCATTCCGCATCGTCGCCACAGTGGTATTCAAGGACCGCGTGTTTGACTGTCCACCGATTTCCAATGCCAACCTAGCCCAGTGTGATGGCAACAACGTCCTCCGCGGCTTCAACTTTGATCTAGGCATCAACATTGGCGTTTGGTTTGCCGGTCTCGCAGCCTTTGCTTTATTCGAGTACATTGTCGCATGTCTTGTGCTCCGCTACCTCCCAGTCGGCGGGGTACGGCACGCGTCCGAAATAGACTCGCATTTCCGGGGCAAGACAGCTGACGTCGGGGATTCACACATGACACGCGACCGGATCGACGTGGGCGTCCACCACATGAGCTTGGCGTGggagcggcgcggtcgcggtgTGGCAAAGAACGCTCACCGCCGAatcctcgacgacgtgtcGGCGTCCTTCCCCGCTGGCGAAGTGAGTGCTATCCTCGGCCCGTCTGGCGCTGGAAAGAGTACACTCCTCCAACTCATCGCCGGGCGACatctcggcgcgggcgcaATGGCAGGTTTCACGCGTACAGGGGATATCTTGTTTGCTGGGGCTCCGGCAACGGCCGTGGCGATGAGTAACGTTGCCTTcgtcgagcaggaggaCGACTGGCACCTCCCGAACCTGACTGTCCGCGAGACACTGCGGTATGCGGCGATCCTGCGACTTCCGAACGAGATGACGCGGTTGAAGAAGATAGCCCGCGCCGAAACCGTCCTTCGCATGCTCGGGCTCAAGGACTGTGCGGACTTGCCCGTTGGCGGGCCGCTCATCAAGGGCATCTCAGGAGGCGAGAAGCGCCGCCTTTCTCTCGCCGTGCAAA tgaTCAACGACCCTGCCGtgcttgtcgtcgacgagccaACATCGGGCCTCGACTCAAGCATAGCCCTCAGTGTTATGCAGGTACTCAAGGACATTGCGGCTACGGGGCGTACCGTTATCGCGACGATCCACCAGCCGCGCTCGGATATCTGGCGCCTAGCGGATAACGTCatgctcctcgccaagggcgGGGTTGTTGCGTATTCGGGTCGGCGAGCCGACGCAGTAAGGTACTTTACGGGGATAGGGTATCCTATGCCCTCCGAATTCTTTAACCCCGCCGATCACTTGCTCGACCTGGTATCTGTGGATCCGCGGGCGCGGACACACCTGGCATCAGCGGCGCGCGTCCGCTCTCTCACCGACGCATGGCGCGCCATATCCGTCCAAGATCCGGGCGAAGATACCCCGCACCTCAAGGAGAAATCGTGGCGCCGTGACCACACCGTCTCCGAGCCAGAGGTCGGGAAGCTCTCGTCAGGCTCGCGCACGACATCCATGCGTATCGCTCTGCCTGTCGTGCTGCAGCGACATTGGCTCAACCTCTGGCGCCAACCTGAAGTCTTCTTCAACCGGTGGATGCAGGCGCCCTTCGTTGGCGCTCTGTTTATCCTTTTCTTCCAGCGCTTGACCAAAGGAGCACAAGGAGCGCAGGACCGTATCGGCTTAACATTGCAGAGCACGTCCGCACTGGCCTTCGTTGGATTATTGAACTCGATGTCGATCTTTCCTCCCGAGAGGAACCTATACCTCCACGAAGCGGCGAGTAGTGCGCGTTACTCGCCTGCCACGTTCGTGATCATGTACACACTAGTCGAATTGGCGCCCGAGATCTTCGCCTCGCTCGGATACACTGCCATT ATGCACGTGGGCGTGGGGATGCAAACCTCGGCCAGCATCTTCTTCCAATTCTTCGCCACCATCTGGGTGATGCAGAACTTGGGCGAGAGTCTGTGTATCATTGTCGGCGTATGGGTCCGTTCCGAGGGCCTGACTGTGACTATCCTATCTACCTTCCTCTCGCTGGTTGCACAGACGGCCGGCCTCGTTTCGCTCAACGTACCGCGTTGGTTGGCGGCCATAGCGTGGGGTACGCCGTTCAAGGGCGCCATCAAAGTCCAGCTCATCAACGAGTGTGTTGGGCTCGTATTTGATTGCTCTGCCCAACAGGTCTCGGACGGCAAGTGTATCGCGCAGACGGGCGAGCAAAT AATCGCGCTGTTTGGATGGCGAGATTTGAACGTAGCTCGCTTTGCGGGAATCATGGTTGCGACGGCTGTCGCTTGGCGTATCCTCTCGTGGGTTAGTGTTGCGGCGAGGGTAC ccgccgccatgTCGCAACTCACCATCTGGGGCCGCCACAACTCGAACAACGTAAAGAAAGCCCTGTGGGCAGCCCACGAGCTCGGTCTCCCCTTCACCTCCGAGATCGTAGGCATGCAATTCGGTGGCACTCGCACAGACTCCTACCTGTCCATGAACCCGATGGCGCAAATCCCAACTCTCCAAGATGGCGATTTAGTCGTGTGCGAATCCAACGCCATTGTGCGCTACCTCTTCGCCGAATACGGAACGGCCTTCCCCACCCAATCCTCGGCCAAGACTCGAGCCATCGGGGATCGGTGGATGGACTGGACGTCCACCACCCTCGCGCCGGTTATGAAGGGCGTGTTCTGGCCCGTCGTGCggcagaaggaggaggagcgggacTGGGTCGCCATTCGCGCGTCTATGGCCGAGATGGAAAGGTTGCTTGTGGTGGCTGAGGGGTGGTTGGAGGATCACGAGTGGTTTAGCGGCGACAGTTTTGGGGCAGGCGATATCCCCCTCGGCAGTTTCCTGTTTGCGTGGTTTGAGATGCCGATTGAGAGGGAGAGTCGGCCACGCCTCGAAGAGTGGATGGCAAAGTTGAAGGAGAGGCCGGCCTTCCAGAAGGCCGTAGTGGCGCCGCTTACTTAG